Proteins from one Ammospiza nelsoni isolate bAmmNel1 chromosome 18, bAmmNel1.pri, whole genome shotgun sequence genomic window:
- the RNF185 gene encoding E3 ubiquitin-protein ligase RNF185 produces the protein MASKGPTASASTKSSSTGGTSGSSSSNGSGDSTNQDNTFECNICLDTAKDAVISLCGHLFCWPCLHQWLETRPNRQVCPVCKAGISRDKVIPLYGRGSTGQQDPREKTPPRPQGQRPEPENRGGFQGFGFGDGGFQMSFGIGAFPFGIFATAFNINDGRPPPAVPGTPQYVDEQFLSRLFLFVALVIMFWLLIA, from the exons ATGGCAAGCAAAGGACCCACAGCTTCTGCATCAACAAAGAGCTCCAGTACTGGAGGGaccagtggcagcagcagcagtaatgGTTCTGGGGACAGCACTAATCAGGACAACACTTTTGAATGCAACATCTGTTTAGACACTGCCAAGGATGCAGTTATCAGCTTATGTGGGCACCTCTTTTG TTGGCCTTGTTTACACCAG tGGCTAGAGACCAGGCCAAACAGACAAGTGTGTCCTGTATGCAAAGCAGGAATCAGTCGAGATAAAGTTATTCCTCTCTATGGAAGAGGAAGCACTGGGCAGCAGGACCCCAG AGAGAAAACTCCACCACGACCCCAAGGACAGAGACCTGAACCAGAGAACAGAGGG GGATTCCAGGGCTTTGGGTTTGGTGATGGTGGCTTCCAGATGTCCTTTGGAATTGGGGCGTTTCCCTTTGGTATATTTGCAACAGCCTTCAACATAAACGACGGGCGACCTCCTCCAG ctgttccAGGGACTCCTCAATATGTGGATGAGCAGTTCCTTTCCCGCCTCTTCCTGTTTGTGGCACTGGTGATAATGTTCTGGCTGTTGATTGCATAA
- the C18H12orf43 gene encoding protein CUSTOS: MPCDRTTAPGMLRGRTTAPSVSRARKMAAPRGGSGPDSDSGSDSESGGEAAARFREAAWDCPALAAARAEPHSGGFRKDRLQPKDQPSLRREAIGRQEGDNELQTTPEFRAHVAKKLGTMLDSFITVLKDSSGPSQTSLAQSDSEDDGFRLFSSSVPGDCGKPEPCPAARRRRPVSSSDTDSDQEWQRCQEAAVSAADILKQSAFPALSQDQSQGSVEPNQKKKKKKIRTENNIQEKIIDPAECDQICKDLPRLVSANGQQERQNSNHRENSLLPGAVKKKKKKKKKE; this comes from the exons ATGCCTTGCGACCGGACTACAGCTCCCGGCATGCTCCGCGGCCGGACCACAGCGCCCAGCGTGTCCCGCGCTCGCAAGATGGCGGCGCCCAGGGGCGGCTCGGGCCCGGACAGCGACAGCGGCTCGGACTCGGAGAGCGGCGGGGAAGCGGCCGCGCGGTTCCGGGAGGCTGCCTGGGACTGCCCCGCCctggcggcggcgcgggcggagCCGCACAGCG gggGCTTTAGAAAGGATCGGTTGCAGCCTAAAGATCAGCCAAGCCTGAGG CGTGAGGCAATCGGCCGCCAGGAGGGTGACAATGAGCTCCAGACAACTCCAGAGTTCAGAGCACACGTTGCAAAGAAACTGGGAACCATGCTAGACAG TTTCATCACTGTCTTGAAGGACTCATCAGGACCATCCCAGACTTCACTGGCACAGTCTGACTCTGAAGATGATG GTTTTCgcctcttctcttcctctgtccCTGGAgactgtgggaagccagagccTTGCCCTgcagcgaggaggaggaggccagTTAGCTCCAG TGACACTGACAGTGACCAAGAGTGGCAGAGGtgccaggaggctgctgtgTCAGCTGCAGATATTCTGAAGCAAAGTGCTTTCCCTGCATTGTCCCAGGATCAGAGTCAGGGCTCTGTAGAGCCCaaccagaaaaagaagaagaagaaaattaggaCAGAGAATAATATTCAAGAGAAAATAATAGACCCAGCAGAGTGTGACCAGATCTGCAAAGATTTGCCTCGGCTGGTGTCTGCAAATGGCCAGCAGGAGAGACAGAACAGCAATCACAGAGAGAActctctgctgccaggagctgtgaagaagaaaaagaagaagaagaaaaaagaatga